Proteins from a single region of Peromyscus eremicus chromosome 9, PerEre_H2_v1, whole genome shotgun sequence:
- the Tinf2 gene encoding TERF1-interacting nuclear factor 2 isoform X1: MAPPPGVGPASLRFAAAASWLVVRRRRVEHFPRVVEFLQSLRAAAPGLVCYRHHERLCMGLKAKVVVELILQGQPWAQVLDALNHHFPETHPQRPGPLDPAATKQDRKISEARESFCLHVKQLAETEDLASSLQELEQDYGEPFLVAMEKLFFEYLCQLEKALPAVKEQELQDALSWVQPGCLVTSSVALCQYGMDMGWPFPESSASGSVNPTEPMEQSPHQQTKPALHSPLPKAKLGLHQPASREHPEHLAGSCFNLAPLGQRKFRSQWTSAKGCHKERPTVMLLPFRNMDLPAQDGANPKSREEHGVGTAGSVGTKTVSGGKSKPASQGLGKRVPEESPPASPAAEPKENCVNCYMDPLSLSLSPPRAKKPVQSPSLCSPVVTIGDLVLDSEEEESDQREGKESLKNYQKTKFDTFIPMFCDYMPSPACSFLAR, encoded by the exons ATGGCTCCACCCCCCGGGGTGGGTCCCGCGTCCCTGCGGTTTGCCGCTGCCGCCAGCTGGCTGGTAGTCCGCCGCCGCCGCGTCGAGCACTTCCCCAGAGTGGTGGAGTTTCTGCAGTCCCTGCGCGCTGCTGCCCCCGGCTTGGTTTGCTACCGACACCATGAACGCCTGTGTATGGGCCTAAAAGCCAAG GTGGTGGTGGAGTTGATCCTGCAGGGGCAACCCTGGGCCCAGGTCCTGGATGCCCTGAATCATCACTTCCCAGAGACTCATCCCCAGAGACCAGGACCACTGGACCCCGCAGCT ACAAAGCAAGATAGGAAGATTTCGGAGGCACGGGAaagtttttgcctgcatgtgaaGCAGCTGGCAGAGACTGAGGATTTGGCCTCGAGCCTGCAG GAACTCGAACAAGACTATGGGGAACCCTTTCTGGTTGCCATGGAGAAGCTATTCTTTGAATACTTGTGTCAGCTAGAAAAAGCACTGCCTGCAGTCAAAGAACAAGAG CTTCAGGATGCTCTAAGTTGGGTTCAGCCTGGCTGTCTGGTCACCTCTTCTGTTGCTTTGTGCCAATATGGTATGGACATGGGATGGCCATTTCCAG AGAGCTCTGCTTCTGGCTCAGTGAATCCGACAGAACCCATGGAACAGAGTCCTCACCAGCAAACAAAACCAGCACTCCACAGTCCTCTGCCTAAAGCTAAGCTTGGCCTTCACCAACCAGCTTCACGGGAGCACCCAGAACATTTAGCTGGCAGCTGCTTTAATCTGGCCCCTCTAGGACAGCGAAAATTCCGATCACAATGGACCTCTGCAAAGGGATGCCATAAAGAGCGGCCTACAGTCATGCTGCTCCCCTTCAGGAATATGGACTTACCAGCCCAAGACGGAGCTAACCCTAAAAGCAGAGAAGAGCATGGAGTGGGCACAGCAGGGTCTGTGGGCACAAAAACTGTTTCCGGCGGGAAGTCTAAGCCAGCATCTCAGGGCCTGGGGAAAAGGGTTCCAGAGGAGAGCCCACCTGCCTCACCCGCTGCAGAGCCCAAGGA GAACTGTGTGAATTGCTACATGGACCCTCTAAGTCTCTCCCTATCACCTCCTAGAGCCAAGAAACCAG TGCAGTCCccatctctgtgtagccctgtcgtTACCATAGGGGACTTGGTGTTGGACTCTGAAGAGGAAGAAAGTGaccagagggaaggaaag GAGTCTCTGAAAAACTATCAGAAGACAAAGTTTGACACCTTTATCCCCATGTTTTGTGACTACATGCCAAGTCCTGCCTGTTCATTCCTGGCCAGATAA
- the Tinf2 gene encoding TERF1-interacting nuclear factor 2 isoform X2 codes for MAPPPGVGPASLRFAAAASWLVVRRRRVEHFPRVVEFLQSLRAAAPGLVCYRHHERLCMGLKAKVVVELILQGQPWAQVLDALNHHFPETHPQRPGPLDPAATKQDRKISEARESFCLHVKQLAETEDLASSLQELEQDYGEPFLVAMEKLFFEYLCQLEKALPAVKEQELQDALSWVQPGCLVTSSVALCQYGMDMGWPFPESSASGSVNPTEPMEQSPHQQTKPALHSPLPKAKLGLHQPASREHPEHLAGSCFNLAPLGQRKFRSQWTSAKGCHKERPTVMLLPFRNMDLPAQDGANPKSREEHGVGTAGSVGTKTVSGGKSKPASQGLGKRVPEESPPASPAAEPKENCVNCYMDPLSLSLSPPRAKKPVQSPSLCSPVVTIGDLVLDSEEEESDQREGKVTPSQS; via the exons ATGGCTCCACCCCCCGGGGTGGGTCCCGCGTCCCTGCGGTTTGCCGCTGCCGCCAGCTGGCTGGTAGTCCGCCGCCGCCGCGTCGAGCACTTCCCCAGAGTGGTGGAGTTTCTGCAGTCCCTGCGCGCTGCTGCCCCCGGCTTGGTTTGCTACCGACACCATGAACGCCTGTGTATGGGCCTAAAAGCCAAG GTGGTGGTGGAGTTGATCCTGCAGGGGCAACCCTGGGCCCAGGTCCTGGATGCCCTGAATCATCACTTCCCAGAGACTCATCCCCAGAGACCAGGACCACTGGACCCCGCAGCT ACAAAGCAAGATAGGAAGATTTCGGAGGCACGGGAaagtttttgcctgcatgtgaaGCAGCTGGCAGAGACTGAGGATTTGGCCTCGAGCCTGCAG GAACTCGAACAAGACTATGGGGAACCCTTTCTGGTTGCCATGGAGAAGCTATTCTTTGAATACTTGTGTCAGCTAGAAAAAGCACTGCCTGCAGTCAAAGAACAAGAG CTTCAGGATGCTCTAAGTTGGGTTCAGCCTGGCTGTCTGGTCACCTCTTCTGTTGCTTTGTGCCAATATGGTATGGACATGGGATGGCCATTTCCAG AGAGCTCTGCTTCTGGCTCAGTGAATCCGACAGAACCCATGGAACAGAGTCCTCACCAGCAAACAAAACCAGCACTCCACAGTCCTCTGCCTAAAGCTAAGCTTGGCCTTCACCAACCAGCTTCACGGGAGCACCCAGAACATTTAGCTGGCAGCTGCTTTAATCTGGCCCCTCTAGGACAGCGAAAATTCCGATCACAATGGACCTCTGCAAAGGGATGCCATAAAGAGCGGCCTACAGTCATGCTGCTCCCCTTCAGGAATATGGACTTACCAGCCCAAGACGGAGCTAACCCTAAAAGCAGAGAAGAGCATGGAGTGGGCACAGCAGGGTCTGTGGGCACAAAAACTGTTTCCGGCGGGAAGTCTAAGCCAGCATCTCAGGGCCTGGGGAAAAGGGTTCCAGAGGAGAGCCCACCTGCCTCACCCGCTGCAGAGCCCAAGGA GAACTGTGTGAATTGCTACATGGACCCTCTAAGTCTCTCCCTATCACCTCCTAGAGCCAAGAAACCAG TGCAGTCCccatctctgtgtagccctgtcgtTACCATAGGGGACTTGGTGTTGGACTCTGAAGAGGAAGAAAGTGaccagagggaaggaaag GTCACTCCTTCCCAGTCCTGA
- the Gmpr2 gene encoding GMP reductase 2 yields MPHIDNDVKLDFKDVLLRPKRSTLKSRSEVDLTRSFSFRNSKQIYNGIPIIAANMDTVGTFEMAKVLSKFSLFTAVHKHYSIRQWEEFASQNPDCLEHLAASSGTGSADFEQLEQILEAIPQVKYICLDVANGYSEHFVEFVKDVRKRFPQHTIMAGNVVTGEMVEELILSGADIIKVGIGPGSVCTTRKKTGVGYPQLSAVMECADAAHGLRGHIISDGGCSCPGDVAKAFGAGADFVMLGGMLAGHSESGGELIERDGKKYKLFYGMSSEMAMKKYSGGVAEYRASEGKTVEVPFKGDVEHTIRDILGGIRSTCTYVGAAKLKELSRRTTFIRVTQQVNPIFSDSR; encoded by the exons ATGCCTCATATTGATAATGATGTGAAACTAGACTTCAAGGATGTCCTGTTGAGGCCCAAACGCAGCACCCTTAAGTCTCGAAGTGAG GTAGATCTCACAAGGTCCTTCTCATTCCGGAACTCAAAGCAGATATACAATGGCATTCCCATCATTGCTGCCAATATGGATACCGTGGGGACTTTTGAGATGGCTAAGGTTCTCTCTAAG TTCTCCCTTTTCACGGCCGTCCATAAGCACTACAGCATCCGTCAGTGGGAAGAGTTTGCCAGCCAGAATCCTGACTGTCTTGAG CATCTGGCCGCCAGCTCTGgcacaggctctgctgactttgAGCAGCTGGAACAGATCCTGGAAGCTATTCCCCAAGTGAAATATATATGCCTGGATGTGGCTAATGGCTATTCTGAACATTTTGTTGAATTTGTAAAGGATGTACGGAAGCGCTTCCCCCAACACACCATCATG GCAGGAAATGTGGTAACAGGAGAGATGGTAGAAGAGCTAATCCTCTCTGGGGCTGACATCATCAAAGTGGGAATTGGTCCTG GCTCTGTGTGTACAACTCGGAAGAAAACTGGAGTGGGGTACCCCCAGCTCAGTGCGGTGATGGAGTGTGCAGACGCTGCTCATGGCCTCAGGGGCCATATCATTTCA GATGGAGGTTGCAGCTGTCCTGGAGATGTGGCAAAGGCTTTTG GGGCAGGGGCTGACTTTGTGATGCTGGGTGGCATGCTGGCTGGGCACAGTGAATCAGGTGGCGAACTCATTGAAAGGGATGGCAAGAAGTACAAGCTCTTCTATGGAATGAGTTCTGAAATGGCGATGAAGAAATATTCAGGAGGTGTGGCTGAGTACAG GGCCTCAGAGGGAAAGACAGTAGAAGTTCCCTTTAAAGGAGATGTGGAACATACTATTCGTGACATCCTAGGAGGCATCCGgtctacatgcacatatgtaggaGCTGCTAAGCTGAAGGAGTTAAGTCGGAGAACTACCTTTATCCGAGTCACCCAGCAAGTGAATCCAATCTTCAGCGATTCCCGATAG
- the Nedd8 gene encoding NEDD8, with product MLIKVKTLTGKEIEIDIEPTDKVERIKERVEEKEGIPPQQQRLIYSGKQMNDEKTAADYKILGGSVLHLVLALRGGGALGQ from the exons ATGCTAATTAAAGTGAAG ACGCTGACTGGAAAGGAAATTGAGATTGACATTGAACCCACAGACAAG GTGGAGCGAATCAAGGAGCgtgtggaagagaaagaggggatCCCCCCACAACAGCAGCGGCTCATCTACAGTGGCAAACAGAT GAATGATGAGAAGACAGCCGCCGACTACAAGATTCTAGGCGGGTCGGTCCTCCACCTGGTCCTAGCCCTCAGAGGAGGAGGTGCTCTTGGGCAGTGA
- the Mdp1 gene encoding magnesium-dependent phosphatase 1, whose translation MTPLPKLAVFDLDYTLWPFWVDTHVDPPFHKSSDGTVRDRRGQNIRLYPEVPEVLERLQSLGVPVAAASRTGEIEGANQLLELFDLVRYFVHREIYPGSKVAHFERLRHKTGVPYSQMVFFDDEKRNIIDVGKLGVTCIHIQNGMSLQTLTQGLETFAKAQAGP comes from the exons ATGACGCCGCTGCCAAAGCTTGCGGTTTTTGACCTGG ATTACACGCTCTGGCCTTTCTGGGTTGATACACACGTAGACCCCCCGTTCCACAAGAGCAG CGATGGAACTGTGCGAGATAGGCGGGGCCAGAACATCCGACTGTACCCGGAGGTGCCGGAAGTCTTGGAACGGTTGCAGAGCCTTGGAGTGCCGGTCGCGGCTGCCTCACG gacagGTGAGATAGAAGGGGCCAACCAACTACTGGAGCTCTTTGACCTTGTCAGATATTTTGTTCACCGGGAAATCTATCCAGGTAGCAAGGTCGCACACTTTGAGAG GTTGCGCCACAAGACTGGAGTTCCTTACTCTCAGATGGTCTTCTTTGATGATGAGAAGCGGAATATTATAGATGTGGGCAAACTTG GTGTTACCTGCATTCACATCCAGAACGGAATGAGTCTGCAAACATTAACTCAAGGATTAGAGACATTTGCAAAGGCCCAGGCTGGACCCTGA